A window of the Dongshaea marina genome harbors these coding sequences:
- the recN gene encoding DNA repair protein RecN, which translates to MLTQLTIANFAIVRYQELEFQPGMTCITGETGAGKSIALDALNLCLGGRAESRIVRKGAPRAELCAHFELSEHPQAQLWLEEQQLLDGKECILRRTITAEGRSRAYINGNMVPLSQLKALGDKLINIHGQHAHHQLLRSDQQRNIIDAFAEHPTLLEKTRNCAIQYQQLTQQLQELKQQQEKRHARQQLLQYQTEELNELALAEGEYLELEQQHQQLSHFSQLQQTSYECLERLGGDTSENVISLLQGIVSPLEEIKELDQQLANPLQLVQEALISLEESRDELQHYQQHLEFDPEQFEQIEYRMTRVLNLARKHQVSPEQLAAHHRSLLDELEQLEGNDQQQLELKEEIASVEQCYLEIANKLSASRNKAAKRLSRDIEKGIHELNMEKGRFSIEIQPKAKAAPSVDGIDDVAFLVSLNPGQDLYPLSQVASGGELSRISLVIETIIAKKMATPTLIFDEVDVGISGPTAARVGQQLRQLASATQVLVVTHLPQVAGQGHQHLFVSKQNDGDTTESTMEHLDPNRRIEELARLLGGDQITDATLANARQLLFDEAC; encoded by the coding sequence ATGCTGACCCAGCTCACTATTGCCAACTTTGCGATCGTCAGATACCAGGAATTAGAGTTTCAACCAGGGATGACCTGTATCACGGGTGAGACCGGGGCTGGAAAATCGATCGCCCTTGACGCTCTGAACCTCTGTCTCGGAGGCAGAGCAGAGAGCCGTATCGTTCGTAAGGGTGCTCCTCGCGCCGAGCTGTGTGCCCACTTCGAACTTTCGGAGCACCCTCAGGCTCAACTATGGCTCGAAGAGCAGCAACTTCTCGATGGCAAGGAGTGTATTCTTCGCCGGACCATTACCGCGGAGGGACGCTCCCGGGCCTATATCAATGGCAACATGGTGCCCTTAAGCCAGCTCAAGGCCCTGGGCGATAAATTGATCAATATCCATGGTCAACATGCCCATCACCAGCTGTTACGCAGCGACCAGCAGCGTAACATTATTGATGCCTTTGCAGAGCACCCCACCCTGCTCGAAAAAACCCGCAACTGCGCCATCCAATACCAACAATTGACTCAGCAACTCCAGGAGCTAAAACAGCAACAGGAAAAGCGCCATGCCCGTCAGCAGCTGCTCCAGTACCAAACCGAAGAGCTCAATGAGCTAGCCCTGGCCGAAGGTGAATATCTGGAGCTGGAGCAGCAGCATCAGCAGCTCTCCCACTTTTCTCAGCTCCAGCAAACCAGTTATGAGTGCCTTGAACGCCTCGGGGGAGATACCTCTGAAAATGTCATCAGCCTGCTCCAGGGCATAGTCTCACCGCTGGAGGAGATCAAAGAGCTGGATCAACAGCTGGCCAATCCGCTACAGCTGGTTCAGGAAGCTTTGATCAGTCTTGAGGAGAGCCGGGATGAACTGCAACATTATCAGCAGCATCTGGAGTTTGACCCCGAGCAGTTTGAGCAGATCGAGTACCGAATGACCCGGGTGCTGAACCTGGCGCGCAAACACCAGGTCAGCCCTGAGCAATTGGCAGCACACCACCGGAGCTTGCTCGATGAACTTGAGCAGCTCGAAGGCAACGACCAGCAACAGCTTGAGCTCAAAGAGGAGATCGCCAGCGTTGAGCAATGCTATCTGGAGATCGCCAATAAGCTGAGCGCCAGTCGCAACAAGGCGGCTAAGCGATTGAGCCGCGACATTGAGAAGGGGATCCACGAGCTGAATATGGAAAAGGGTCGCTTCAGCATAGAGATCCAACCCAAGGCTAAGGCTGCGCCCTCCGTCGATGGCATTGATGACGTCGCCTTCCTGGTTTCTCTTAATCCGGGTCAGGATCTCTACCCGCTCTCCCAGGTTGCCTCCGGCGGAGAGCTCTCAAGGATCAGCCTGGTGATCGAAACCATCATTGCCAAAAAGATGGCCACCCCGACCCTTATTTTTGATGAGGTTGATGTCGGGATCAGTGGTCCGACCGCCGCAAGAGTTGGCCAACAGCTACGCCAGCTTGCCTCGGCGACTCAGGTCCTGGTGGTTACCCACCTGCCGCAGGTTGCAGGTCAAGGGCACCAACACCTGTTTGTTTCCAAACAAAATGATGGTGACACCACCGAAAGTACCATGGAGCACCTTGATCCGAACCGGCGTATTGAGGAGCTGGCTCGTTTGCTGGGAGGCGATCAGATTACAGATGCAACCCTGGCTAACGCCAGGCAGCTGCTGTTTGATGAGGCCTGTTAG
- a CDS encoding S9 family peptidase → MTDNSGHPLHDTKLTPPIAAKHPYTHENHGHHRQDDYFWLRDDERKACEVLDYLHQENSYTEQALKPLAPLQQELYREMVARQEPELESVPYFKKGYWYQSRFTEGEDYRAYYRHKGELAAPEELIIDCNQRAQGHDYYQLGDLTLSANSLILAYSEDTIGRRQYKLRFKNLQTGEALPDEIENISECVWANDNQHIFYVRKHPQTLLPYQVYLHCLGSCIEDDLLVYEELNDTFYTSIYKTRSEQYLVIAIESTTTSEVRLIPLDRIESSPEVFLPRSPGHEYRLDHFRGKFYILSNQPGKNFALLNTTGNRHQDTKEWTTLIEARQEILLEHFELMQDWLIVEERSEGLPRMRQIHLTSGEERNFEFNDPTYNLLAHYNPVADTNKFRYQYVSMTTPSSIYELDLDSGERQLLKQSKVMGNFDSSNYKSERLWISVRDNTRVPVSLVYHKNKFNHQNPLLLYGYGAYGHSLDADFSSANLSLLDRGFVYAIAHVRGGEELGRNWYDKGRLLHKQNSFNDFIDVSRGLVDKGYAAANKLMAMGGSAGGLLMGAVINQAPELYKAVIAAVPFVDVVSTMLDESIPLTTGEYDEWGNPNYEQDYHNMLSYSPYDQVKAQNYPHLLVSTGLHDSQVQYWEPAKWVAKLRELKTDDNQLLLYTDMDAGHSGKSGRFKHFEDTAREFAFLLHHAEH, encoded by the coding sequence ATCACTGACAATTCAGGGCATCCCTTGCACGACACTAAGCTGACTCCACCCATAGCAGCAAAACATCCCTATACCCACGAGAACCATGGCCACCACAGACAGGATGATTACTTCTGGCTGCGAGATGATGAACGCAAAGCCTGCGAGGTGCTGGACTACCTGCACCAGGAAAACAGCTATACCGAACAGGCTCTGAAGCCTCTGGCACCGCTCCAACAGGAGCTCTATCGGGAAATGGTAGCTCGCCAGGAGCCAGAGCTTGAGTCTGTGCCTTACTTCAAAAAAGGCTATTGGTATCAATCCCGATTCACCGAAGGTGAGGATTACCGGGCTTATTATCGCCACAAAGGGGAGCTGGCGGCACCAGAGGAGCTAATCATCGACTGTAATCAGCGAGCCCAGGGCCATGATTACTACCAGCTGGGCGATCTGACCCTGTCTGCCAATTCTCTGATTCTGGCCTACTCGGAGGACACAATCGGCCGCCGCCAGTACAAGCTGCGCTTTAAAAATCTGCAAACCGGCGAAGCGCTGCCTGATGAAATAGAGAATATCTCAGAGTGTGTGTGGGCCAATGACAATCAACATATCTTCTATGTCCGCAAGCACCCGCAAACCCTCTTACCCTACCAGGTCTACCTGCATTGCCTTGGGAGCTGCATTGAGGATGATCTACTGGTCTATGAGGAGCTCAACGATACCTTTTACACCTCTATCTATAAGACTCGTTCGGAGCAATACCTGGTCATCGCGATAGAAAGCACCACCACCTCGGAGGTCAGATTGATCCCATTGGACAGAATAGAGTCTTCCCCAGAGGTGTTCCTGCCGCGCAGCCCCGGGCATGAATACCGCCTGGATCACTTCAGGGGCAAGTTTTATATACTCAGTAACCAACCGGGCAAGAACTTCGCCCTGCTTAACACCACAGGGAACCGTCACCAAGACACCAAAGAGTGGACAACCCTGATCGAGGCTCGCCAGGAGATACTCCTGGAGCATTTTGAGCTGATGCAAGATTGGCTGATTGTAGAGGAGCGCTCTGAGGGATTGCCTCGCATGCGCCAGATCCACCTGACAAGCGGTGAGGAGCGAAACTTTGAGTTTAATGATCCCACTTACAACCTGCTTGCTCATTACAATCCGGTCGCCGATACCAATAAGTTTCGCTACCAGTATGTCAGCATGACGACCCCTTCGAGCATCTACGAGCTGGATCTCGACAGTGGCGAACGCCAGCTGCTTAAGCAAAGCAAGGTGATGGGAAATTTCGACAGCTCAAACTATAAAAGTGAGCGCCTTTGGATCTCCGTCCGGGATAACACCCGGGTACCCGTCTCCCTAGTCTATCACAAGAATAAATTTAACCATCAAAATCCGCTGCTCCTCTATGGCTATGGCGCATACGGCCACAGCCTTGATGCCGATTTCAGTAGTGCCAACCTGAGCCTGCTCGACCGGGGCTTTGTCTATGCCATCGCCCATGTCCGCGGAGGTGAAGAGCTCGGCCGCAACTGGTACGACAAGGGCCGCCTGCTGCATAAGCAAAACAGCTTTAATGACTTTATCGATGTCAGCCGTGGCCTGGTTGACAAAGGCTATGCCGCCGCCAATAAGCTGATGGCCATGGGCGGTAGCGCCGGCGGTCTGCTGATGGGAGCTGTCATCAACCAGGCACCTGAGCTTTATAAGGCGGTGATCGCCGCGGTGCCCTTTGTCGATGTAGTCTCAACCATGCTGGATGAATCAATTCCATTAACCACGGGAGAGTATGATGAGTGGGGTAATCCCAACTATGAGCAGGATTATCACAATATGCTGTCATACAGCCCCTACGACCAGGTGAAGGCTCAGAATTATCCACACCTTTTGGTCTCCACAGGGCTACATGACTCGCAGGTGCAATACTGGGAGCCCGCCAAGTGGGTTGCTAAGCTCCGGGAGCTTAAAACAGATGATAACCAGTTGCTGCTGTATACGGATATGGATGCCGGGCACAGTGGAAAGTCCGGACGCTTCAAGCACTTTGAAGATACGGCGCGGGAGTTTGCATTTTTGCTCCATCACGCGGAGCATTGA
- a CDS encoding AraC family transcriptional regulator translates to MISEPLKLRHREYQCGESTTGHQHPHPQLVYIHRGCGILGTAIGTQLVTNGELIWVPGKTEHSFEVLKNSRASLIYILQSPASMPDAIIKLEVTPVMIGLIDALGHRLDDNGSLKHSYQQVFLDQLGQLTQLDEPSLPLLDRRLLPIIGALSTEPGINLSLRELSKRYGPSERTLNRLFSQTFGCSFRFYRNQLVMSKARQWLAEGRSMTRIALDLGYQSLPAFSSAYHSYLRQREGNS, encoded by the coding sequence GTGATCTCAGAGCCATTGAAGCTCAGGCATAGAGAGTACCAGTGTGGAGAGAGCACCACCGGCCACCAGCATCCGCATCCTCAGTTGGTCTATATCCACCGGGGATGCGGGATCCTGGGAACCGCGATTGGTACTCAGCTGGTGACCAATGGTGAGCTAATATGGGTTCCGGGGAAAACCGAGCATAGCTTTGAGGTCCTGAAAAATAGCCGCGCTTCTTTGATTTACATCTTGCAGTCACCTGCCAGCATGCCCGATGCCATTATTAAGCTTGAGGTCACACCTGTGATGATCGGCCTAATCGACGCCCTGGGCCATCGCCTCGATGACAATGGCTCGCTGAAACACTCCTATCAGCAGGTATTCCTTGATCAGCTTGGCCAGCTAACACAGCTGGACGAACCATCCCTGCCCCTGCTGGACAGGCGCCTGCTACCGATTATTGGGGCTCTGAGCACCGAGCCCGGGATCAACCTCTCCCTCAGGGAGCTCAGCAAACGTTATGGCCCCTCGGAGCGAACGCTCAATCGCTTGTTCTCTCAGACTTTTGGCTGCAGCTTTCGCTTCTACCGCAACCAACTGGTGATGAGTAAGGCCCGCCAATGGCTGGCCGAGGGGCGATCTATGACCCGGATCGCCCTGGATCTAGGCTACCAAAGCCTGCCCGCATTCTCCTCGGCCTACCACAGCTACCTCAGACAAAGGGAGGGTAACTCCTAA
- a CDS encoding nuclear transport factor 2 family protein: MDYKLRFKQTFEKVLGDVRFDEAVIRQHFAPDYHQWVDGKELDLDDFIQHMRALKASLESCEFEFRKLIVEGNELHSTHYVDAVKKDGGRVKAKVIGLFSFNPQGQLTSCDEMTYLIEGSEADRDLGSRT, encoded by the coding sequence ATGGATTACAAATTACGCTTTAAACAGACTTTTGAGAAGGTTTTGGGAGATGTTCGCTTCGATGAGGCAGTGATCCGCCAGCACTTTGCCCCCGATTATCATCAATGGGTTGATGGTAAAGAGCTGGATCTGGACGACTTTATCCAGCACATGCGGGCTTTAAAAGCGTCCCTTGAGAGTTGTGAGTTTGAGTTTAGAAAGCTGATTGTTGAGGGCAATGAGTTGCACTCCACCCACTATGTCGATGCCGTGAAAAAAGATGGTGGCCGGGTCAAGGCCAAGGTGATCGGGCTTTTTAGCTTTAACCCGCAAGGACAACTCACCAGCTGCGACGAGATGACCTACCTCATCGAAGGAAGTGAGGCGGACAGGGATCTTGGATCTCGTACTTAG
- the thiI gene encoding tRNA uracil 4-sulfurtransferase ThiI, translating to MKFIVKLFPEIAIKSKSVRKHMSKILQGNIRNVLRRYDETITVRNDWDKMVVSSKDDSPENRERLIDALKCIPGIQSFSEVRVSSYTDLDDIARQVRELKESQLAGKSFCVRARRRGKHEFNSLDVERYVGGHLNQNCSTGGVKLKNPDTEVLLEIEDDKLYLVCDNYKGLCGYPLATQDHVLSLMSGGFDSGVSSFQLINRGSRVHYCFFNLGGAAHEIGVKEVTTYLWNRYGSSHRVRFISVPFEPIVGEILEKVDHSVMGVVLKRMMMRAASIVAERFNIPALVTGESLGQVSSQTLVNLSVIDEVTKTLILRPLIATDKQDIIDTARKIGTAAFAETMPEYCGVISQRPTVKADRAVVDAEERKFDMSLIEKVVNEAKVQDIRDVMEESNQSVQEVETATEFTAKDVILDIRTIDEVEEQPLQVEGIEVIHVPFYKLGSRFSELDSSKNYLLYCERGVMSKLQALYLQEQGHTNVRIYRG from the coding sequence ATGAAATTTATCGTTAAGCTTTTTCCCGAAATTGCTATCAAGAGTAAATCGGTTCGCAAACATATGAGTAAGATCCTTCAGGGCAACATTCGCAATGTCCTGAGGCGCTATGATGAGACGATCACGGTCCGCAATGATTGGGACAAGATGGTTGTCAGCAGCAAGGATGACAGCCCTGAAAATCGCGAACGCCTGATCGATGCCCTCAAGTGTATTCCCGGGATCCAGAGCTTCTCTGAGGTTAGGGTGTCAAGTTATACCGATCTGGATGATATCGCTCGCCAGGTTCGCGAGCTTAAAGAGTCGCAGCTTGCTGGCAAGAGCTTCTGTGTGCGGGCCCGTCGCCGCGGTAAACACGAATTTAACTCCCTGGATGTTGAGCGTTATGTGGGGGGGCACCTTAATCAGAACTGCTCAACCGGTGGGGTGAAGCTTAAAAATCCTGATACCGAGGTACTGCTGGAGATAGAGGATGACAAGCTCTATCTGGTTTGTGATAACTACAAGGGCCTGTGTGGTTATCCGCTGGCAACCCAGGATCATGTGTTGAGCCTGATGTCCGGTGGTTTTGACTCGGGAGTCTCCTCATTCCAGCTGATCAATCGGGGTAGCCGGGTTCACTACTGCTTCTTTAATCTGGGTGGCGCCGCCCATGAGATCGGCGTGAAAGAGGTGACCACCTATCTGTGGAACCGCTATGGTTCCTCTCACAGGGTTCGCTTCATTTCGGTTCCTTTTGAGCCGATTGTTGGAGAGATCCTGGAGAAGGTGGATCATTCCGTGATGGGTGTAGTGCTCAAGCGGATGATGATGCGTGCTGCGTCCATCGTCGCAGAGCGCTTTAATATCCCGGCCCTGGTCACGGGTGAGAGCCTGGGGCAGGTTTCCAGCCAGACCCTGGTTAACCTGTCGGTTATCGATGAAGTGACCAAGACCCTCATTTTGCGCCCCCTGATCGCAACCGATAAGCAGGACATTATCGACACCGCCCGCAAAATCGGCACTGCAGCCTTTGCCGAGACCATGCCCGAGTATTGCGGGGTGATCTCTCAACGACCCACGGTGAAGGCCGATCGCGCCGTGGTGGATGCCGAAGAGCGCAAGTTTGATATGTCACTGATTGAGAAGGTGGTCAACGAGGCCAAGGTTCAGGATATTCGTGACGTGATGGAGGAGTCGAATCAAAGCGTTCAGGAGGTGGAGACCGCCACCGAATTTACCGCTAAGGATGTGATTCTGGATATCCGTACCATAGATGAGGTGGAGGAGCAGCCCTTGCAGGTCGAAGGCATTGAGGTGATCCATGTTCCCTTCTATAAGCTTGGCAGCCGCTTTTCTGAGTTGGATAGCTCGAAAAACTACCTGCTTTACTGTGAGCGGGGGGTAATGAGTAAGCTGCAGGCACTTTACCTGCAGGAGCAGGGCCACACCAATGTGCGAATCTATCGCGGCTAA
- a CDS encoding flagellar motor protein MotB: protein MSDEQEECKCPPPGAPGWMSTFADLMSLLMCFFVLLLAFSEMDVLKFKQIAGSMRNAFGVQSVIEVKDIPKGTSVIAQEFRPGRPEPTPIDTVMQQTIDITEATLDFQEGESDRASGQKKEAGKQTGGKTPSRSVQQLARAVASKMEKQIKEGSIEIEALGQQIVIRVREKGAFPSGSAFLQPKFRPIIRKVASLLKDVPGIITISGNTDNRRVDSELYSSNWDLSSQRAVAVAHEMLKVRGFQEDRLIVRGMADTAPLVPHNTESNRRRNRRVEISIMQGKPKYSAPIEASSQP from the coding sequence ATGTCTGACGAACAGGAAGAGTGTAAATGTCCGCCCCCGGGAGCCCCGGGATGGATGTCGACCTTTGCAGATCTGATGTCGCTGCTGATGTGCTTCTTTGTGCTGCTGCTTGCTTTCTCCGAGATGGATGTCCTCAAATTTAAGCAGATTGCTGGTTCCATGCGTAATGCCTTCGGGGTTCAGAGTGTGATTGAGGTAAAGGATATTCCCAAGGGGACCTCTGTGATTGCACAGGAATTTCGCCCGGGGCGCCCGGAGCCCACCCCGATCGATACCGTGATGCAGCAAACCATAGATATCACCGAAGCCACTCTTGATTTTCAGGAGGGGGAGTCAGATAGGGCCTCGGGGCAAAAGAAAGAAGCGGGGAAACAGACCGGAGGTAAGACTCCATCGCGCTCAGTGCAGCAGCTAGCCCGGGCTGTGGCTTCTAAGATGGAGAAGCAGATCAAGGAAGGCTCTATCGAGATAGAGGCACTTGGGCAGCAGATCGTGATCCGGGTGCGCGAGAAAGGTGCGTTTCCTTCCGGCTCAGCGTTCCTGCAACCTAAGTTTCGGCCGATCATCCGCAAGGTCGCCAGCCTACTCAAGGATGTTCCCGGGATCATCACCATCTCGGGAAACACAGATAATCGTCGGGTCGACTCCGAGCTTTACTCCTCCAACTGGGATCTCTCTTCACAGCGTGCCGTCGCTGTGGCCCACGAAATGTTAAAGGTGAGGGGGTTTCAGGAGGATCGCCTGATCGTTCGGGGGATGGCCGACACCGCGCCCCTGGTTCCTCACAATACAGAGTCAAATCGGCGTCGTAATCGCCGGGTTGAGATCTCCATCATGCAGGGTAAACCCAAATATTCGGCTCCTATTGAGGCTAGCAGCCAGCCATAA
- the pomA gene encoding flagellar motor protein PomA, producing MDLATLLGFVGALGFVVMAMMMGGSIAIYVDIPSVLIVFGGSLFVVLMKYNMGQFLGSAKIAAKAFMFKLDKPEDLIERAVELADAARKGGFLALEEAEVTNNFMQKGIDMLVDGHDAEVVRATMQKDIALTSERHDTGVGIFKNLGDVAPAMGMIGTLVGLVAMLSNMDDPKAIGPAMAVALLTTLYGAMLANMLALPIADKLGLRMNEEKLNRTLIMDAILGIQDGQNPRVIETMLKNYLNESKRKVAETE from the coding sequence GTGGATCTCGCGACGCTATTAGGATTTGTTGGAGCGCTGGGGTTTGTGGTGATGGCGATGATGATGGGTGGCAGTATTGCCATCTACGTCGATATCCCCTCGGTTCTGATCGTGTTTGGCGGCTCCCTGTTTGTGGTTTTGATGAAATACAACATGGGCCAGTTTCTCGGCTCGGCCAAAATTGCGGCCAAGGCATTCATGTTTAAGCTGGATAAACCAGAGGATTTGATCGAGCGAGCGGTAGAGCTTGCCGATGCGGCCCGTAAGGGCGGCTTTTTGGCACTTGAAGAAGCTGAAGTCACAAATAATTTTATGCAAAAAGGGATCGATATGCTGGTGGATGGTCATGACGCCGAAGTGGTGCGCGCGACCATGCAAAAGGATATCGCCCTGACCTCTGAGCGTCATGATACCGGGGTGGGGATCTTTAAAAACCTCGGAGATGTGGCTCCGGCCATGGGGATGATTGGTACCCTGGTGGGGCTGGTAGCCATGCTCTCAAACATGGACGATCCCAAGGCGATCGGTCCGGCAATGGCGGTTGCCTTGTTAACCACCCTCTACGGGGCGATGCTCGCCAATATGCTGGCGCTACCCATTGCCGATAAACTGGGTCTTAGAATGAATGAGGAGAAACTCAACCGGACCTTGATCATGGATGCCATTTTGGGGATCCAGGATGGGCAGAACCCGCGGGTGATCGAAACCATGCTCAAGAACTATCTCAACGAATCCAAACGTAAGGTCGCCGAGACCGAGTAA
- a CDS encoding exodeoxyribonuclease VII small subunit, which yields MAAKKPENMSFEASLGELEQIVSQLEKGEIALEDALKLFERGIGLVRSSQQKLDQAEQKVQLLNEQGQLVPFTSNGE from the coding sequence ATGGCAGCAAAAAAACCAGAAAATATGAGCTTTGAAGCTTCTCTTGGGGAGCTTGAGCAGATTGTGTCGCAGCTGGAAAAAGGTGAGATTGCACTTGAAGATGCATTGAAGCTGTTTGAGCGGGGAATCGGCTTGGTTCGCTCAAGTCAGCAAAAGCTGGATCAGGCCGAGCAAAAAGTACAGCTATTGAACGAGCAGGGACAACTGGTTCCCTTCACCAGCAACGGAGAATGA
- the ispA gene encoding (2E,6E)-farnesyl diphosphate synthase produces MQLECKVSDYKERIDRVLHAQLQGQPKLAPVLLLAMEHGLLLGGKRLRPVLVYVTGEMLGATADELDYAAAAIECIHAYSLIHDDLPAMDDDDLRRNQPTVHKAFDEASAILAGDALQTLAFSIIADAPATLLSPAVKVTLISTLAQASGYQGMCGGQALDLAAEDHQLSLDELETIHRHKTGALIRCAVLLGAQTAQCDDPGQLEALAEYAQRIGLAFQVQDDILDLTSDTQTLGKPQGSDVRQHKSTYPALLGLDKARDMALALERQALQSLDNLPYNTEILEAFAHLIVSRNR; encoded by the coding sequence GTGCAACTGGAATGCAAAGTCAGTGACTACAAAGAGCGTATTGATCGTGTCCTGCACGCTCAGCTTCAGGGGCAACCCAAACTGGCTCCCGTTTTGCTGCTAGCGATGGAGCATGGTTTGCTGCTTGGTGGCAAGCGGCTGCGTCCGGTATTGGTCTATGTGACAGGGGAGATGTTAGGCGCAACTGCGGATGAGCTCGATTATGCCGCGGCAGCCATCGAGTGTATCCACGCCTACTCCCTGATCCATGACGACCTTCCCGCCATGGACGATGATGACTTGCGCCGTAACCAGCCCACCGTCCACAAGGCGTTCGACGAAGCCAGTGCGATTTTAGCCGGTGATGCTCTGCAAACCCTGGCGTTCTCCATTATTGCCGATGCCCCCGCGACGTTGCTGAGCCCGGCGGTTAAGGTGACTCTGATCTCGACCCTGGCTCAGGCATCCGGTTATCAGGGAATGTGTGGTGGCCAGGCCCTGGATCTGGCAGCCGAGGATCACCAGCTATCTCTGGATGAGCTTGAAACCATTCATCGTCATAAGACGGGCGCTCTGATCCGCTGTGCCGTGTTACTGGGAGCGCAGACCGCCCAATGCGATGATCCGGGACAGCTGGAGGCCCTGGCCGAATATGCACAAAGGATCGGCCTGGCTTTCCAGGTGCAGGATGACATTTTGGACCTGACCTCAGATACCCAAACCCTCGGAAAGCCCCAGGGATCCGACGTCCGTCAGCATAAAAGCACCTACCCCGCGCTACTCGGGCTCGACAAGGCGCGTGACATGGCTCTCGCTCTTGAACGCCAGGCCTTACAGTCTCTCGATAATCTACCTTACAATACCGAGATCCTTGAGGCGTTTGCCCATCTCATCGTTTCGCGCAACCGCTAG